A segment of the bacterium genome:
TAGTCTTTCAGCATTAGCACGAGCAAAAAAGAGAGCTGCTTTACCTGACTCTTGCATTACTTCTCCGAGTCGACCCGTAAGAATGAGAGCTCCTCTTCCTTCAGCTACCGAAGCTTCAATTGGAAGAAGCTCTCCCCCAACGGTTGTCCAGGCGAGCCCCCGAACTAAGCCAACAACACTCTCTTCATCTGTTGATTCAGGATCATAGCGAGTTGGTCCGAGGCAGTCGTGGATATACTCTACCGTGACTTTTCTCTTTCTATGCTTCCCTTCGGCATAACCTCTCGCTATTTTTCGACAAATCGTCCCAATTTCTCGCTCGAGGTTTCGCACACCAGCCTCACGAGTATATCGGTCAATCATCTCGGTCAGCGCGCTTTTTTCAAAAGCAATTGAAAACTTTGCAAGTCCATTACTATCTAGCTGCCGCGGCACAAGATAACGATCCGCTATATGGAGCTTCTCTTCTCGCGTATATCCAGAAATATTTATCACTTCTAGGCGGTCCAGTAAGGCTTCTGGTATGGTATCAATAGTATTTGCGGTAGCAATGAACATTACTTGCGAAAGATCGAACGGAACATTGAGATAGTGATCTACGAATTCAGAGTTCTGCTGAGGATCAAGAACTTCTAATAGAGCAGAAGAAGGATCTCCTCGAAAATCGGATCCAACCTTATCAAGTTCATCCAAAACAAATACAGGATTTTTTGTGCCAGCTTGCTTTAATCCCTGAATAATTCTTCCGGGAAGCGCTCCAACGTAGGTGCGACGGTGTCCACGAATCTCAGCTTCATCACGGACTCCGCCAATAGATATTCTTACGAACTCTCGATTGGTAGCATGCGCAATTGAGCGACCCAAAGAAGTCTTTCCTACCCCCGGGGGCCCGACGAAACAGAGAATTGGTCCGACAGGATCGCGGCGCAGCTTCCGTACACTCAGATATTCAATGATGCGCTCTTTCACTCTATCTAGGCCATAGTGCTCTTTCGTCAAAATGGTATTCGCACGCTTTAAGTCTAGCCGCTCTCTTGACCGTTTTGCCCAAGGAAGATCGGTCAACCACTCAAGATATGTTCTCAGTAGCGCATATTCACTAGACTCTGAAGGCATACGCTCGAGACGAGAAAACTGCTTATCTGCCTCTTTTTTCACTTTTGCTGGCAGCTTTGAACTTTCAAGTAACTCGCGGAGCTCCTCTAGCCCCTCGTAGTCCTCCTCAAGCTCATCCCCCAGCTCTTGTTGAATCAGACGAAGTTGAGAACGAAGGAGATACTCACGCTGTTCTGAGGATAAATTCTCTTCTGCCTGTACGCGAAGCCGCTCTCCTATGAGAAATCGATTCAGCGTTGAGATCAACAAATCATCAACAAGTTGCAAGCGTGATAGCGGGTCAAAATCTTCAAGGAATGGATATCCAATCTGTGGCTCCAGTTGATGATGCGCTGCTAAAATATCAGTAATTTCAGCGGGTCCTTCCGCATTTTCGAGTATGACAAGAAGCTCTTCCGGAAAAAACTCATGATCCACTAGAACACGTACATTCTCCATAATGCGGTGAATGAGCCCCTCATGTTCAGCGCTAAACGCTAACTGCTTATCCAAATTCTCAGGTCGAAACTCAGCATGAAAGAATCCCTTCTTCACTTTAAGCGAGGTAATCTTGACTCTGCACATTCCCTGCACCAGTGCTTTTATTGATCCATCAGAGAGAGAGGTTGTTCTCAAAATCTTTCCGAGGACGGCTATCTCCTCTATTGTCTCGGGATCGAGAGCGGAGGTCTCTGCATCTTGT
Coding sequences within it:
- the lon gene encoding endopeptidase La, with protein sequence MKEERPSVSEAELLAEGEECVLPSGDHISSPLPLLATGELVPFPAVVMSLIVRGAEGIKALQASSRDSDDYLILGVLVQDAETSALDPETIEEIAVLGKILRTTSLSDGSIKALVQGMCRVKITSLKVKKGFFHAEFRPENLDKQLAFSAEHEGLIHRIMENVRVLVDHEFFPEELLVILENAEGPAEITDILAAHHQLEPQIGYPFLEDFDPLSRLQLVDDLLISTLNRFLIGERLRVQAEENLSSEQREYLLRSQLRLIQQELGDELEEDYEGLEELRELLESSKLPAKVKKEADKQFSRLERMPSESSEYALLRTYLEWLTDLPWAKRSRERLDLKRANTILTKEHYGLDRVKERIIEYLSVRKLRRDPVGPILCFVGPPGVGKTSLGRSIAHATNREFVRISIGGVRDEAEIRGHRRTYVGALPGRIIQGLKQAGTKNPVFVLDELDKVGSDFRGDPSSALLEVLDPQQNSEFVDHYLNVPFDLSQVMFIATANTIDTIPEALLDRLEVINISGYTREEKLHIADRYLVPRQLDSNGLAKFSIAFEKSALTEMIDRYTREAGVRNLEREIGTICRKIARGYAEGKHRKRKVTVEYIHDCLGPTRYDPESTDEESVVGLVRGLAWTTVGGELLPIEASVAEGRGALILTGRLGEVMQESGKAALFFARANAERLGLDPKFHENKDIHVHVPDGATPKDGPSAGIALVTALVSALSNRRVDKDIAMTGEITLRGNVRQIGGLKEKALAALRYGISRIIIPFDNLKDVEEIPQQQRKKLKFIPVKHVNEVLDIALLDGTPSHKKISKRESKKAKVSSKSPRARQKRGSM